The Kutzneria kofuensis genome includes the window TTAGTCTGCCCCCGCCCGTTCGGGCGGGGGCAGACCGCTTCAGTTGGGCACGGTGTCGGTGAAGTGCGTGCCGGCGGCGTAGTAGCCGGAGACGGCGCTGTCCACCTGGGCCGGGCTCAGCGCCGCGGCGTTGAAGTACACCCAGTTGACCTTCTGGTCCCAGGTGCGCTGGCCGGTGAACGGCAGGTCGATGAACCACTCGTTGAAGTCGATGGTCATCTTGTCCCGCGGGTAGTACTTCCCGTTGCTGGTGAAGTAGACCTGACCGTCCACATAGTACGTGACGGTGCCGTTGGCGACGGTCATCACCAGCGTGTGCCAGCCCTTCAGGCTGGCGACCACGTTGTGCGTGACGCGGTCCATGGCGTCGGCGCTGTACCAGGTGGTGGTGTAGAGCGTCGGGCCGGGCGCGCCCCAGCCGCCGTTGGGCAGGTACTCGTTGTCCAGCTCGCTGTAGAGCGGCTCGTCGGGCGTGATCGTGTAGAAGGTCTCGTTGACGTGGTCGCCGTTCGGACCGCTGGTCGGCGCGTCGGTGAAGTACACCCGAGCGGCGTAGGTGCCTTCGAGGAACTTGCGCTGCACGGTGTCGATCTCGGCCTGCGTGGTGTTCGCGGCGGTGCCGTCGGTCCTGGCCTCCAGCTGCATCACCCGGCCGCCGACCGCGGTCGAGTCGGACGGGAAGCTGATCGCGTTGGCCGACCACGTGCCGGCGATGCCCGGGCCACCGCCGCCGGTGCGCACGCTCCAGCCGTGCGCGGCGAGCGCAGGGTCGGATGAGCCGCTGTAGTGGAAGTCGTCGAACAGGGCCGGGCCGCTGGGCGGCGGTCCGCCGGGCGAGGTCGTGGTGGTCGTGGTGGTGGTCGGGCCGCCGCCGGCCGGGGCGGTGCCGAAGGCCAGCGTGCCGTTGACGTAGGCGGCGACCTTGGTGTTGACGGCGTAGTCGGTGTCGGCCCCGTTGAACGAATAGTCGTTGGCCTGGTTGACGTTCTGCCAGTCGGCCCGGTACAGCCGCAGCTGGATGTCGCCGCTGTCCGCGCCGGGGGCGATAGCGCCGCCGGTGAAGCTGACCTGGAGGTAGTGGTCGGCGGTCGCGGTCGGCGTCGGCAGCGTGCCGATGGTTCCGGTGATGGTGCCGCAGCCGACGACCGCCCAGGCGCAGGCGAACACGTACTGGCTGGTGGTGTCGGCGGTGAAGTAGTAGCGCAGGGTCACCTGGTTCAGCGCCAGCGAGCCGCCGCCGGTGTTGGCGATCTTGAACCAGGGTTCGGCCTCGCCCGCGCTGGCGGGTGTGGAGGTCTTGTACTGGACGCTGAGCGCGGGCGTCGCGGCCAGCGCGGGATGGATGGCGTAGAGGCTGGCCGCCGCGCACACCGCCGCGGTCGCGGCGAGAGCGGCGCGGCGGCGGACCCGCGGCCGGGCAGGGCTGTGGTCCATCGGTTCTCCTCGGTCGAACGACGCGTGGCGGCCTCGTCGACACCGGCTTACCAATGGTCAGGTCTTTGGTCAGCCGGATTCCGTACACGGTGAACCTGGTGAGCGACGGTGTCAAGAGCCTTGACATGACCAATGGTCATGCGGAAGTCTCCGTCGCCAACCGCCCCCGCCGCCCCCGGGAGGATCCCGATGTCCAGACGCAGCACCGCCGCCTCAGCCATGGCCGCCGTCGCCCTCGCCGTCTCCGCCTGCGGCGCCGGTTCGGCCGAGAACGCGTCCCAGGGCAAGGCCATCACCGTCTGGCTGATGGACGGCGATCTCAGCGACAAGGCCGTCGCCGCGATCAACACCGCGTTCGAGAAGGCCACCGGGGCCACGGTGACGGTGCAGGTCCAGGAGTGGGACAACATCAACACCAAGATCAGCACCGCGCTGGCCCAGGACAGCACCCCGGACGTGCTGGAGATCGGCAACACCGACGTGCCGCTGTTCGCCGCCAACGGTGCGCTGGCCGACCTCACCGACCACAAGGCCGATCTGTCGGCCGGTCAGGCGTGGCTGCCGGGGCTGGCCGGGCCGGCCACCGTGGACGGCAAGATCTACGCGGCCCCGCTGTTCGCCGGCAACCGCGCGGTCATCTACCGCAAGTCGATCTGGGCCAAGGCCGGCGTCACCGCGCCGCCGGCCACCTTCGCCGAACTGACCGCCGACCTGGACAAGGTCAAGGCGGCCAACCCCGATCCGGCGTTCGCCGCGTTCAACTTCCCGGGCCAGTACTGGTACGGGGCCCTGCAGTTCGTCTGGGACGCCGGTGGACAACTGGCCACACAGGACGGTCGCAAGTGGACCGGAGCGCTGGAGAAGCCGGCCGCGCAGCAGGGGCTCAAGGCGTGGCAGCAGTTCCAGAACACGTATTCCGGCGCGGCCTCGCGCAACGTCGACACGAAGGCGCCGGACCAGGCGGCCATGTTCGCCCAGGGCGCGACCTCGGCGATCCTCGACACCAGCGTGAACACCATCCTCAAGGACAACCCGTCGATCAAGGACGACATCGGCACCTTCCCGTTCCCCAGTGCCACTGCCGGCCGGACGCAGCCGGTGTTCCTCGGCGGCTCCGACCTCGGCGTCGCGGCCAAGTCCCGCAACCAGGACCTGGCGCTGGCCTACCTGAAGGCCGCGGCCGACCCGGCCGTGCAGCGCTCGGCGATCGCCGGCATCGACGGCTGGACCCCGGTCTCCACGCAGGTCATCGACCAGGTGACGCCGTCGCTGCCGCCGCTGAGCGCCGCGTTCTTCGCCGCCGCCAAGTCCTCCGGCAGCACGCCGGCCACCCCGGGCTGGGCCACCGTCGAGAGCGACAAGTCGATCAACACCTTCTTCGCCGACATCGCCACCGGCCGCAAGTCGGTCGCCGACGCGGCCAGGGACTTCGACGCGCACCTCGACCAGGCCCTGAACGCGGCGCGATGAGCGCCCTCCGGACGTCATCGCCGGCAGCAGCGATGACACCAGTCGCCGGCGCCGAACCACCGCCCCGGCGCCGGCGACGCCCCCTCCTGCCCTACGGCCTGCTGGCCCCCGCGGCCGCCGTGCTGGCCCTGGTGCTCGGCTACCCGCTGGCCCGGCTGGTGGTCATCTCGGTGCAGGACTACGGGCTGCGGTCGCTGTTCACCGGCACCGTCGGCTGGGCCGGCCTCGCGAACTACCTGGCGGTGCTGGGATCGCCGGATCTCGGGCCGGTTCTGGCGCGCAGCATCGGTTTCTGCGCCGCGCTGATGGTCGGCACGCTGGTCATCGGCCTCGCGGTCGCATTGCTGATGGGCCGGCTCGGGCGGCGGATGCGGGCGGCGGTGATGTTCGCGCTGATCGCCGCCTGGGCCATCCCGAACGTGGCGTCCACGCTGGTGTGGCAGTGGCTGTTCCAGCCGGTGTACGGCGTGCTGAACTGGCTGCTCAGCCGCGTCGGCGTGCTCGGCGACCTCACCCAGCACGACTGGACGACGTCGGCGTTCTCCGCGTTCGCGCTGGTGTGGCTGCTGGTGGTGTGGCAGTCGGTGCCGTTCGTGGCGCTGACCCTGCACGCCGGCCTGACGCAGATCCCCCGCTCCTACTACGAGGCGGCGGCCATCGACGGCGCCGGCCCGGTGCGGGTGTTCGCCACCATCACGCTGCCGTTCCTGCGGCCCGTCCTGGGCCTGGTCACCATCCTGTCGGTGATCTGGGACTTCACCGTGTTCAACCAGATCTGGATCCTCACCCAAGGCGGTCCCAGCGGGCAGACCACGACGCTGGGCATCTGGACGTTCACCACGGCGTTCAGCAAGAACTCGTTCGGCCAGGGCGGCGCGATCGCCGTGGTGTCGGTGCTGCTGTTGCTCGCGATGACCGCGGTGTACGTGCGCCGGCTCGTCCGCTCCGGGGAGACGCTATGAGGATTGCTCGCAACGCGGCGGCGACGCTGTTCTGTGCGGTATGGCTGTTCCCGGTGTACTGGATGGTGAATACGGCATTCAAGCCGTACGGGGACATCCTCAGCGCCACGCCGCGGTTCCTGCCGTTCCCGTTCACGGTGGCCAACTTCGCCGATGCCATCGGAAAACCGGGTTTCCTCCACGATCTCGGAAACAGCGTTCTCGTCACCGGCGCGGTGGTGGTCGTGGCGATCGTCGTGGCGTTCCTGGCCGCGACCGCGCTGACCCGGTTCCGCTTCCCCGGCCGGCGCGGCTTCCTCATCGCGGTGCTGGTGGTGCAGATGGTTCCCGTGCCGGCACTGGTGATTCCGCTGTTCCTGAGCCTGAAATCGGTGCACCTGCTCGACACGTTCCTCGGGCTGGGCCTCACCTACGTGGCGCTGGTGCTGCCGTTCACCATCTGGACCCTGCGCGGGTTCCTGCAGGGCATCCCGGTGGAGCTGGAGGAGGCGGCAATGGTCGACGGCGCCGGTCGCGGCACCGTGATCCGTCGGATCCTGCTGCCGCTGGTGCTTCCCGGCATCATCGCCACCAGCGTGTTCGCGTTCATCACGGCCTGGAACGACTTCCTGTTCGCATACGTGATCATGAAGGACCAGTCGGGCTACACGCTGCCGGTGTGGCTGGTCTCGTTCAGCACGAGCACCGGCACCGACTACGGCGGCCTGATCGCCGCCTCCACCCTGTTCGCCCTGCCGGTGGTGGTGTTCTTCGCCCTCGTGCAGCGGCGGCTGGTGGAGGGCATGACCGCGGGGGCGGTGAAGGGCTAGCCGATGATCATTCCCAGTCCCAGTCAGGTGGAACGGCGACCGGGCACCTTCCCGTTGCGCCCCAACCTGCGGATCAGCTGCGGCCCCGGCGCCGAGCGGGCCGGCGACCTGCTCGCCGGCTACCTCGGCCTGCGCGGCGGCAACGGCTTCGCGCCGTCGATCTGGCTCGAACTGGCCAGCCGTGGCCCCGGCCCCGAGGGCTACCAGCTGGACATCCGGCCACACCAGGTGCTGCTGTCCGCCACCGCCGAGGCGGGTCTGCTCAACGGCGTGCAGACGCTGCGGAGCCTGGCGTCGCAAGAAAACCTGCCGTGCCTGCGGATTCGCGACGTGCCGCGGCTGCCGTGGCGGGGAGTGCTGCTCGACGTGGCCCGCCACCACATGCCGTTGGAGTTCCTGCACCAATTCGTCGACGTGATGGCGCTGCACAAGCTGAACGTGCTGCACCTGCACCTGACCGACGACCAGGGCTGGCGCATCGAGATCGACGGCTGGCCGCGGCTGGTCGACGTGGGCGCGTGGCGGCCGGAGAGCATGGTCGGCCCGGCCGGCAGCAGCCGGTTCGACGGCGTGCCGCACGGCGGCTACTACACCCAGGCCGAGCTGCGGGAGCTGGTGCGGTGCGCCGCCGACCGCGGTGTGACCATCGTGCCGGAGATCGAGATGCCCGGGCACGTGCGGGCGGCTTTGGCGGCGTATCCCGAACTGGGCAACTTCCCCGAGCGGCGGCTGCCGGTGTGGACGAGTTGGGGCATCAGCGAGGACATCCTCGGCGTGCACGACACCGCGCTGGCGTTCTGCCGTGAGGTGCTGCGCCAGGTCGCCGACGTGTTCCCGGCCCCGTACGTGCACATCGGCGGCGACGAGTGCCCGACGACGCAGTGGGCGACCGCCCCGTCGGCGCTGGCCCGCGCCGCCGAACTGGGGTTCGACGACCCGAGCCGGCTGCACGGCTGGTTCCTCGGCCAGATGCGGGACACGCTCCGTGACCTGGGGCGGACGGCCGTGTGCTGGGCCGAGACCGGCCAGCACGCCGGCGACATGCCGCCGGGCATGGTGCTCGCCGCGTGGCGGGACGCCGCCCACGGGGCGTCGGCCGTCGACGACGGGCATCAGGTGATCATGGCCCCGCACCGGTCGACGTACCTCGACTACCGGCAGGAGAAGCCGCCCGGGCACTCGGGGATCGTCACGACGGTGGCCGACGTGTACCGGTTCGACCCGCTGGCCGGCGGGCTGCCGGTGGCCGTCGGCGACCGGCCCGGGGTGCTCGGCGCGCAGGCCCAGCTGTGGACCGAGCTCGCGCCGACGCCCGACCACGTGCGGCGGCTGGCGTTCCCCCGGCTGTGCGCGTTCGCCGACACGGCCTGGCGCTCGACCGCTCCCGACTACGATGACTTCCGGCGCCGGTTGGCCGACCAGCTCGACCTGCTCCACGCCCTGAACGCCCTCCCTACGACCGAAACGACGCCGTGACAGCTGAGCCGCTCGACCCCCGGAAATCGCCCAAGCGGGACGTCGTCCGCCGGCACATCCTCGGGCTGATCGAGAACACCCGCCCCGGCACCGGCCTGGCGTCCGAGCGGGACCTGGCGCAGCAGCTCGGCGTGTCCCGGCCGACCGTCCGGGCCGCCCTCGACGAGCTCACCCGCGACGGCTTCCTGGTCCGGCAGCGCGGGCGCGGCACGTTCACCAGCCCGCACAAGGTCACCCAGGAGCTCGCCGGCTCCGCCGGCATGACCGTGCCGCCGGCCGAGGGCGACTGGACCAGCTGGGTCGTCACCTTCGACGTCTCCCCCGCGCTGCCGCCGACCGCCGCCCGCCTCGAACTCGACGCCGGCGACCCGGCGCTGCGCGTCACCCGGGTGCGGCTCGTCGACGACGAGCCGATCGCCATCGAACGCCTCGAACTGCCCGCCGCCATCGTCCCCGGGCTGCAGCCGTCCGACATGGAATCCGGCAACTTCTACCGGCTGCTGCGGGAACGCTTCGGCGTGCGCGTGTCGGAGGCCGTGCAGAGCATCGAGCCGTCCTTCACCAACCCCGAGCAGGCCGAACTCCTCGACGTCCCGGTGTACTCGCCGCTGCTGCAGATCGAGCGGACCACCCGCGACACCACCGGCCGGGTCGTGGAGGTCACCCGGTCCGTGTACCGCGGCGACCGGTACCGCATCACCTCGACGCTGCGGTTCGACGACACGTCCGGCTAGGACCTCTTGGCGAACTCCAGCAGGGGACGCATCACCGACACGTCCACCCCGGTGCTGCGCAGGGCGACGATGATCTGGGCCGCGCGGCGGTACTCCTGCTCGTTGGCGGGACGGTAGATGCCGGGTTGGAACTGGGCGACGGGGATGGTCGTGGGGCGGACGCGGACGTTGGTCTCGTCCCGCCACGCCCGGCAGTCGGCTTGGACGGCCTTGGCGTCGAGACCGGTGACCCAGACGAATCGGACCCGGCCGGCATCCTGGTCGTCCTCGACCCACAGCGTGTTCGGCGAGATGGGGTTGACCGGCGCGGGGGCGGGCGGCGGCGGGGCCTGCGCGGCGCGGCGGGAAAACCGGCCGCTGGCGGCCGGCGGCGGGGCGGCCAGCGGGGCGCCGATGAGCACGGCGTCGAGGTCGGCGGCGGCGCGCAGCAGCGTGCCGTAGTCGACCTGCCCACCGACGGCCTGGATCTGCTGGATCACCGTGCGGGCGAGGTCCACCGCGGGATGCGGCCCGAGGCCCCGGTCCAGCACGTCGACCTCGGCGGCCGCGGCGTCCAGGGCGTCGGCGAGCCGGCGGAACTCGTCGGCCGCACGGCGGACCGGAGCCTGCACGGCACGGCGGAACACCGCCGGCCCGGACACGTTGTCGATGGTCATGGGTGTCAGGTTAGGAGAGGATCGCGTGGGTCCCGAGTCAAGGAGGTTCCGATGCCCGTGCTGGCCGACCTGCTGTCCGCGCTGGCGGGTGGTCGTGTCGAGGTCGTCGACCTGACCGCGCCGCTCTCGGCGAGCACCCCCGTGCTGCAGCTGCCGCCGCCGTTCGCGAACACGACGAGCTTCCGGCTGGAGGAGATCAGCCGCTACGACGACCGCGGCCCGCGCTGGTACTGGAACGACATCCACACCGGCGAGCACGTCGGCACGCACGTCGACGCCCCGAACCACTGGCTGTCGGGCAAGGACGGCGACAGCGTGGACCAGATCCCGCTGCGCACGCTCGTCGCGCCGGCGGTGGTGCTCGACGCGTCGGCGAAGGTGGCCTCGGACCCCGACTTTCTGCTGAGCATCGACGACGTGCGGGAGTGGGAGGGCGAGCACGGGCCGCTGCCGGACGGGGGCTGGCTGCTGTATCGCACGGGGTGGGACACGCGGTCCGGCGACCAGGAGAGCTTCCTCAACGGCTCGCACAGCCCGGGTGTGTCGCCGGAATGCGCGCAGTGGCTGGCCGAGGAGACGCCGATCGCCGGCTTCGGCGTGGAGACCGTGGGCACGGATGCCGGTCGGGCGGCCGAGTTGGAGCCGATGTTCCCGTGCCACGACCGGTTGCTGGGCGCGGGAAAGTGCGGGTTGACGCAGTTGCGGAACCTGGCGCAGCTGCCGCCGACCGGGTCCGTGCTGGTGGTGTCGCCGCTGCCGATCGTCGGCGGGTCGGGCAGCCCGGCCCGGGTGTACGCGTTCGTGGAGCGGCCGTGATCGTCGCCGAGGCGGTCGGGCGCGTGCTGGCCGAGCTCGGCGCGGGCCCGGTGTTCGGGGTCGTGGGCAGCGGCAACTTCCACGTCACCAATGCACTGCGGGACAACGGTGTCCCGTTCTACGCCACCCGTCACGAGGGCGCGGCGGCCACCGCTGCCGACGCCTGCGCGCGGATGAGCGGCCGGGTGGCGATCGTGTCGACGCATCAGGGTTGCGGGCTGACGAATGCCGTCACGGGGATCGGCGAGGCGGCCAAGAGCCGGACGCCGCTGCTGGTTCTCACGGCGGAGGCGCCGGACTCCGATCCGTTGAACAACTTCCGCATCGACCAGGACGCCCTCGCCCGCTCCGTCGGCGCTGTCCCGGAACGGATCCACAGCCCGGAGACCGCCGTTGCCGACGCCGTGCGGG containing:
- a CDS encoding cellulose binding domain-containing protein codes for the protein MDHSPARPRVRRRAALAATAAVCAAASLYAIHPALAATPALSVQYKTSTPASAGEAEPWFKIANTGGGSLALNQVTLRYYFTADTTSQYVFACAWAVVGCGTITGTIGTLPTPTATADHYLQVSFTGGAIAPGADSGDIQLRLYRADWQNVNQANDYSFNGADTDYAVNTKVAAYVNGTLAFGTAPAGGGPTTTTTTTTSPGGPPPSGPALFDDFHYSGSSDPALAAHGWSVRTGGGGPGIAGTWSANAISFPSDSTAVGGRVMQLEARTDGTAANTTQAEIDTVQRKFLEGTYAARVYFTDAPTSGPNGDHVNETFYTITPDEPLYSELDNEYLPNGGWGAPGPTLYTTTWYSADAMDRVTHNVVASLKGWHTLVMTVANGTVTYYVDGQVYFTSNGKYYPRDKMTIDFNEWFIDLPFTGQRTWDQKVNWVYFNAAALSPAQVDSAVSGYYAAGTHFTDTVPN
- a CDS encoding extracellular solute-binding protein, translating into MSRRSTAASAMAAVALAVSACGAGSAENASQGKAITVWLMDGDLSDKAVAAINTAFEKATGATVTVQVQEWDNINTKISTALAQDSTPDVLEIGNTDVPLFAANGALADLTDHKADLSAGQAWLPGLAGPATVDGKIYAAPLFAGNRAVIYRKSIWAKAGVTAPPATFAELTADLDKVKAANPDPAFAAFNFPGQYWYGALQFVWDAGGQLATQDGRKWTGALEKPAAQQGLKAWQQFQNTYSGAASRNVDTKAPDQAAMFAQGATSAILDTSVNTILKDNPSIKDDIGTFPFPSATAGRTQPVFLGGSDLGVAAKSRNQDLALAYLKAAADPAVQRSAIAGIDGWTPVSTQVIDQVTPSLPPLSAAFFAAAKSSGSTPATPGWATVESDKSINTFFADIATGRKSVADAARDFDAHLDQALNAAR
- a CDS encoding carbohydrate ABC transporter permease, whose protein sequence is MTPVAGAEPPPRRRRRPLLPYGLLAPAAAVLALVLGYPLARLVVISVQDYGLRSLFTGTVGWAGLANYLAVLGSPDLGPVLARSIGFCAALMVGTLVIGLAVALLMGRLGRRMRAAVMFALIAAWAIPNVASTLVWQWLFQPVYGVLNWLLSRVGVLGDLTQHDWTTSAFSAFALVWLLVVWQSVPFVALTLHAGLTQIPRSYYEAAAIDGAGPVRVFATITLPFLRPVLGLVTILSVIWDFTVFNQIWILTQGGPSGQTTTLGIWTFTTAFSKNSFGQGGAIAVVSVLLLLAMTAVYVRRLVRSGETL
- a CDS encoding carbohydrate ABC transporter permease, which encodes MRIARNAAATLFCAVWLFPVYWMVNTAFKPYGDILSATPRFLPFPFTVANFADAIGKPGFLHDLGNSVLVTGAVVVVAIVVAFLAATALTRFRFPGRRGFLIAVLVVQMVPVPALVIPLFLSLKSVHLLDTFLGLGLTYVALVLPFTIWTLRGFLQGIPVELEEAAMVDGAGRGTVIRRILLPLVLPGIIATSVFAFITAWNDFLFAYVIMKDQSGYTLPVWLVSFSTSTGTDYGGLIAASTLFALPVVVFFALVQRRLVEGMTAGAVKG
- a CDS encoding beta-N-acetylhexosaminidase codes for the protein MIIPSPSQVERRPGTFPLRPNLRISCGPGAERAGDLLAGYLGLRGGNGFAPSIWLELASRGPGPEGYQLDIRPHQVLLSATAEAGLLNGVQTLRSLASQENLPCLRIRDVPRLPWRGVLLDVARHHMPLEFLHQFVDVMALHKLNVLHLHLTDDQGWRIEIDGWPRLVDVGAWRPESMVGPAGSSRFDGVPHGGYYTQAELRELVRCAADRGVTIVPEIEMPGHVRAALAAYPELGNFPERRLPVWTSWGISEDILGVHDTALAFCREVLRQVADVFPAPYVHIGGDECPTTQWATAPSALARAAELGFDDPSRLHGWFLGQMRDTLRDLGRTAVCWAETGQHAGDMPPGMVLAAWRDAAHGASAVDDGHQVIMAPHRSTYLDYRQEKPPGHSGIVTTVADVYRFDPLAGGLPVAVGDRPGVLGAQAQLWTELAPTPDHVRRLAFPRLCAFADTAWRSTAPDYDDFRRRLADQLDLLHALNALPTTETTP
- a CDS encoding GntR family transcriptional regulator; the protein is MTAEPLDPRKSPKRDVVRRHILGLIENTRPGTGLASERDLAQQLGVSRPTVRAALDELTRDGFLVRQRGRGTFTSPHKVTQELAGSAGMTVPPAEGDWTSWVVTFDVSPALPPTAARLELDAGDPALRVTRVRLVDDEPIAIERLELPAAIVPGLQPSDMESGNFYRLLRERFGVRVSEAVQSIEPSFTNPEQAELLDVPVYSPLLQIERTTRDTTGRVVEVTRSVYRGDRYRITSTLRFDDTSG
- a CDS encoding cyclase family protein, which translates into the protein MPVLADLLSALAGGRVEVVDLTAPLSASTPVLQLPPPFANTTSFRLEEISRYDDRGPRWYWNDIHTGEHVGTHVDAPNHWLSGKDGDSVDQIPLRTLVAPAVVLDASAKVASDPDFLLSIDDVREWEGEHGPLPDGGWLLYRTGWDTRSGDQESFLNGSHSPGVSPECAQWLAEETPIAGFGVETVGTDAGRAAELEPMFPCHDRLLGAGKCGLTQLRNLAQLPPTGSVLVVSPLPIVGGSGSPARVYAFVERP